Proteins encoded in a region of the Dendropsophus ebraccatus isolate aDenEbr1 chromosome 11, aDenEbr1.pat, whole genome shotgun sequence genome:
- the USF3 gene encoding basic helix-loop-helix domain-containing protein USF3, translated as MPEMTQNASPNKTKHRKKNRESHNEVERHRKKKINSGINRIGDLIPCSPALKQSKNMILDQAFKYITELKRQNDELLLNGGNKEQASEIKKLRRELAEIQKENARYIELLKSNDICLYDDPTLNWKGNARNSKTSLIAAADQAQKLPLCLNTSQLGSSNQGTAVHGITFNVGHNLQKQTANVVPVQRTCNLVTPITIAGVYPLDKTWQQNSTTLTTSQDESSLPVTTVQSTANLIQSKGKEAVHSPTSSAGPPTTSTIGLMTCSSQEGNGAKCSIVQNVDTMHKTVVSVNSNFPSQVSQAIVPGISLHLSTDSHEKSGASSCVEIGKDVPREILPVIDIGSSMGITIHSGEINTTVDVQAGSSVSTLSASSLETSWPMSLALPDLKSVGSLSRMPSDGNTQTTWTTLQLAGNTVQPVSQSSSAVIPTVLNEQPVASKDTLHTQPVTACINLNNVASSEVKPVEQVMVKMPSCQPVQVQSLISQPQPQSTTNILPLHPPVQVIQVAQPFGTAINTSPANQNIILLQPPAPAPRPPVPKPPVGQQIVIIQTTPNQNTLPIMTAQPTPSVVMPINAANTVVCPSNPVQGTVLPQTFGGKHLVHILPRPTPVQSSSATQQVPVSTTSPNQQPPTISLNGQLFALQPMNPSAGSSNQTPMQIIQPTTSEDPNTNVALNTFGALANLSQNISQMAGQNCLQLTLNPPAPATLSSSTIPVNCVSVSGSNMMPTVADISSASSVTAKPLSVKPVSTAPANVKPKKTIKKPTAKKGASAKKDSTAPTKPDTSCSEPLKTQTNTEPQKEKVTIPATYSTAEEKANIAEAQSLENRINGEIHEVRNFANSESEAVSSESRHDEPLPSHFPNSTETGAGQESCVTQNEHRQTSESECFEGIVERSSHPENRETLQEALAVESNELTAGRSSDPDTASRPCQVEVNSPILTSADLLEVQILTDDPSEKSFSVKEDSKDLESHGTLFRKVKAKELTSVGETRPEPVILNPSVVHVAPNQASISEQEGGSNSSATSRQTDSPTSNSSSSRNFSVASMLPDTNRNEVGSNGASLGPPFNGCGFSEQNDIVAVAARAIFDQETLSKGRSRVQVEVVDSVPRNSEAETLPPDCRLPFKPHLAKENISRLPPSSSSFNPLDSNGHPCVDQLVDKSHCSVANSTSLSLQISTSQSQSVTSLSINNLIHSGAVNCAGALQTSEHLSMPPSTNPSVSSSPYDSHTEVTTVLSDYAHEQLHSMGPAVMQVSQATVPLLKQTIDGRKESNKRSAHEDGLHSAAKRQKPCQTPIRLERLQPSDSDAEQNEVLVNHVSSDASSSSVSVSSSVQSHNEGLTNLFTPNNNFVNPTLRQTDLRCSSQLSISEQGHIGNQHLQPLQSNQHQVPLLHSNNPYLKQQQQAGHLRDHHHLYQQQQQQVPHVERSIRSQSHNLQQQRMIQQDVQMQKKQNPGQVAQATRLSLQQKHLTEQNRHKSGQPHHQQLQQQQIPSHFISTQADKGCENNAPSRGLHVAHQQSHVSQDILHQHQQDISRSQGSIVSSEHLSGHSQVQRLMTSRSLEQQMVSQASIVSRPTNMTCAPHRQERNRVSSYSAEALIGKSNSNSEQRIVQASRVSEQIEMRKYLDVSRNKVVPPHNLQGHMSIEHAINSESQRLPDCQTFKPGGLNQQLTASFEVQTSRNNEVGANGNIRGLQSQTYRISQNPNSAMDRQKHLPYQTPQEVPIANTLTIRENESSCHQSFMQSLLAPHIGDQVGANQRSISSHQRTQYNSASSIEFTCAPTRESLHLRRESEGQNRESCDLVMGQVNSRNNSLNIPFSSSSSSGDIQGRNTSPHSSLQKSNSVQPIDGQAKNQLNIQVSINMHGVVHPPISHQSVSHGNSDQRQTVRQANPPVAQRSRHPLQEESDSKTRQAERNRSGNQRHSNMFDSTLPHLPLAGPGSMILGRQQPVTEKRTGIVRFMPDTPQVSTDNPAPDQHSLTQNFGFPFIPEGTMNPPINPNASFIPPVTQTTATRTPALIPVDPQNTLPSFYPPYSPAHPSLSNDLTLPYFSNQMFPNPSTEKPNSNRFGSILSPPRPVGFSQTTFPLLPEMPPMHMANPSHLSNFNLTSLFPEIATALPADGSAVSPLLSISHPSASDSSKQSSNRPAHNISHILGHDSSSAV; from the exons TGGAGAGACataggaagaaaaaaataaattctggAATTAATCGGATCGGGGACCTCATCCCGTGCTCTCCAGCACTTAAACAG AGCAAAAATATGATTCTGGACCAGGCGTTCAAGTACATCACAGAACTGAAGCGTCAGAACGATGAGCTGCTACTGAACGGAGGGAATAAGGAGCAAG CAAGTGAGATCAAAAAACTGAGAAGAGAGCTGGCGGAGATCCAGAAGGAAAATGCTCGGTATATAGAATTATTGAAGAGCAATGACATCTGCTTATATGACGACCCAACATTAAATTGGAAAGGAAATGCGAGAAACTCAAAGACTTCATTGATCGCTGCAGCTGACCAAGCTCAAAAGCTTCCTCTTTGCCTAAACACTAGCCAGCTGGGTTCTTCTAACCAGGGCACCGCAGTGCACGGCATTACCTTCAATGTGGGTCATAACCTCCAGAAGCAAACGGCCAACGTAGTCCCAGTGCAAAGAACGTGCAACCTAGTGACACCCATCACCATTGCTGGGGTGTACCCTTTGGACAAAACGTGGCAGCAAAATTCAACAACGTTAACCACAAGTCAAGATGAATCGAGTCTTCCTGTGAccacagtacagagcacagcaaACCTCATCCAGTCCAAGGGCAAAGAAGCAGTACACTCCCCAACCAGTTCTGCAGGTCCTCCTACAACTAGTACCATAGGTCTAATGACCTGTTCTTCCCAAGAAGGCAATGGTGCAAAATGTTCTATCGTCCAAAATGTGGACACCATGCACAAGACTGTTGTATCTGTCAACAGCAATTTTCCATCACAAGTATCGCAAGCCATCGTGCCTGGGATAAGTTTGCATCTGTCTACAGATAGTCATGAGAAGTCTGGAGCTTCCAGTTGTGTTGAAATTGGAAAGGATGTACCGAGAGAAATTTTGCCTGTCATTGATATTGGATCGAGCATGGGGATCACCATCCATTCAGGAGAAATAAATACAACTGTAGATGTTCAGGCTGGTTCCAGTGTGTCCACGTTGTCTGCGTCTTCTCTGGAGACTAGCTGGCCGATGTCTTTGGCATTACCGGATCTAAAGAGTGTTGGAAGTCTGTCTCGAATGCCATCAGATGGAAATACTCAAACTACATGGACGACATTGCAACTTGCTGGAAACACAGTTCAGCCAGTGAGTCAGTCATCATCTGCTGTTATTCCTACAGTATTGAATGAACAGCCAGTGGCCTCCAAAGATACACTGCATACCCAGCCAGTTACCGCTTGCATAAACCTGAACAATGTGGCCTCTTCCGAAGTCAAACCCGTAGAACAAGTAATGGTGAAAATGCCTTCTTGTCAGCCTGTACAAGTCCAATCGCTCATAAGCCAGCCACAACCACAAAGCACAACCAATATTCTACCCCTACATCCACCTGTGCAAGTAATTCAGGTGGCCCAGCCATTTGGTACTGCAATAAATACTTCACCAGCCAATCAAAACATTATATTACTTCAACCACCAGCACCTGCACCCCGTCCGCCTGTTCCTAAACCACCCGTGGGTCAGCAAATAGTTATAATCCAAACAACCCCTAACCAGAACACTCTCCCTATTATGACGGCCCAGCCAACCCCTTCTGTGGTGATGCCCATCAATGCAGCCAATACAGTCGTATGCCCTTCAAATCCTGTACAAGGCACAGTGCTACCACAGACATTTGGGGGGAAACATCTTGTTCACATATTGCCCAGGCCTACCCCTGTGCAGTCATCTAGTGCCACACAGCAAGTGCCTGTGTCCACAACCTCACCAAACCAACAGCCACCTACAATTTCCCTTAATGGACAATTATTTGCACTGCAGCCCATGAATCCATCAGCTGGATCCTCCAACCAAACCCCTATGCAAATCATCCAGCCAACGACTAGTGAAGATCCTAACACAAATGTAGCACTTAACACCTTTGGTGCATTGGCCAACCTCAGTCAGAATATATCTCAGATGGCTGGTCAGAATTGCCTGCAGTTAACACTTAACCCCCCCGCACCAGCTACTTTAAGCTCCAGCACCATACCGGTCAACTGTGTTTCTGTGTCTGGATCCAACATGATGCCCACAGTTGCTGACATATCTTCTGCTTCATCTGTAACAGCCAAACCATTATCGGTAAAACCTGTAAGCACTGCACCAGCCAATGTAAAGCCAAAAAAGACAATCAAGAAACCTACAGCAAAGAAAGGAGCTTCTGCCAAAAAAGATTCCACTGCACCAACTAAACCAGATACATCTTGTTCAGAACCTCTAAAAACACAGACTAATACAGAACCTCAGAAGGAGAAAGTCACCATTCCGGCAACGTATTCGACAGCTGAAGAGAAAGCAAATATTGCAGAAGCTCAGTCCTTAGAAAATAGAATAAATGGTGAAATCCATGAAGTCAGAAATTTTGCAAACTCTGAAAGTGAAGCTGTGTCGTCTGAATCAAGGCATGATGAGCCATTGCCGTCACACTTCCCCAACTCTACAGAGACTGGTGCAGGTCAAGAGTCTTGTGTAACCCAGAATGAGCACAGACAGACTTCAGAATCAGAGTGTTTTGAGGGGATTGTAGAACGCAGTAGTCATCCTGAGAATAGGGAGACCCTTCAAGAAGCTCTGGCTGTAGAGTCCAATGAATTAACCGCTGGTAGAAGCTCAGACCCTGACACAGCTTCGAGACCTTGTCAAGTAGAAGTGAACTCCCCGATTCTAACATCTGCTGACTTATTGGAAGTCCAGATATTGACTGATGACCCAAGTGAGAAATCCTTTTCTGTAAAGGAAGACTCAAAGGATCTTGAGAGTCATGGAACATTATTTAGAAAAGTGAAGGCAAAAGAACTTACTTCTGTGGGTGAAACAAGGCCAGAACCTGTTATTCTGAATCCCTCTGTTGTTCATGTTGCACCAAATCAGGCCAGTATCTCTGAGCAAGAGGGTGGCAGCAACTCATCTGCTACCAGTCGACAGACAGACTCGCCCACGTCCAATAGTTCTAGCAGCCGTAATTTTTCTGTGGCATCAATGTTGCCGGATACCAACAGGAATGAGGTTGGCAGTAATGGGGCATCACTTGGGCCACCATTTAATGGGTGTGGATTTTCTGAGCAAAATGATATAGTGGCAGTTGCCGCAAGAGCTATTTTTGATCAGGAAACTCTTTCGAAAGGAAGATCGAGAGTACAGGTGGAAGTCGTAGACTCAGTTCCCAGGAATTCCGAAGCAGAAACACTGCCCCCGGACTGTAGACTCCCTTTCAAGCCCCATTTGGCCAAAGAAAACATTTCTCGACTGCCGCCTTCATCCAGTTCCTTCAACCCATTAGACAGCAATGGCCACCCTTGTGTTGATCAATTGGTAGACAAAAGTCACTGTTCAGTTGCAAACTCTACCAGCCTTTCATTACAGATTTCCACTTCTCAATCTCAAAGTGTGACGAGTCTGAGCATCAATAATTTAATACATTCAGGTGCTGTTAACTGTGCAGGAGCATTGCAGACCTCTGAACACTTGTCCATGCCTCCATCAACCAATCCATCCGTGTCCTCCAGCCCTTATGACAGCCACACAGAAGTTACAACTGTTCTTTCTGACTATGCACATGAACAGCTGCACTCGATGGGTCCAGCTGTTATGCAGGTTTCTCAGGCTACGGTGCCGCTTCTAAAACAAACTATAGATGGAAGAAAAGAGTCGAACAAACGTTCTGCTCATGAGGACGGATTACACTCTGCAGCCAAGAGACAAAAACCATGTCAAACTCCTATTAGGCTTGAACGCTTGCAGCCTTCAGACAGCGACGCAGAGCAGAATGAAGTATTGGTTAATCATGTTTCGTCTGACGCCTCTTCGTCATCAGTATCTGTATCTAGTAGTGTCCAAAGTCACAACGAGGGTCTCACTAATTTGTTCACTCCAAACAATAACTTTGTGAACCCAACTCTAAGACAAACTGATCTTCGTTGCAGTTCCCAGCTTTCTATATCTGAACAGGGTCACATAGGAAACCAACACCTTCAACCCTTGCAGTCAAACCAACATCAAGTACCACTTCTTCATAGTAACAATCCATACTTAAAGCAGCAGCAACAAGCCGGACATTTGCGTGACCACCATCACttgtatcagcagcagcagcaacaagtTCCACACGTGGAACGCTCCATCCGCTCTCAGTCTCATAACCTTCAGCAACAGCGAATGATACAGCAGGATGTTCAGATGCAAAAGAAACAGAATCCTGGCCAAGTTGCTCAGGCCACTCGACTGTCTCTACAACAGAAACACCTTACAGAGCAAAACAGGCATAAGAGCGGTCAACCCCATCATCAACAGCTCCAACAGCAGCAGATCCCATCCCATTTTATCAGTACCCAAGCAGACAAGGGATGTGAGAACAATGCACCCTCCCGGGGACTCCATGTAGCCCACCAACAAAGTCATGTAAGTCAGGATATACTCCATCAACATCAACAGGATATCAGCCGCTCACAAGGATCCATTGTGTCCTCGGAGCACTTATCAGGTCACAGCCAAGTCCAAAGACTTATGACCTCAAGGAGTCTGGAGCAGCAGATGGTTTCCCAAGCTAGCATTGTCTCTCGGCCAACAAACATGACATGTGCCCCTCACAGGCAGGAAAGGAACAGAGTTTCCAGTTACTCTGCTGAGGCACTGATAGGCAAGAGCAATTCCAATTCAGAACAGAGAATCGTCCAAGCCTCAAGGGTCTCGGAGCAGATTGAAATGCGAAAGTATCTTGACGTATCTAGGAACAAAGTGGTACCACCCCATAACCTTCAGGGCCACATGTCCATTGAACATGCTATTAATTCGGAGTCTCAGAGGCTTCCTGATTGTCAGACCTTTAAGCCAGGAGGGTTAAACCAGCAGCTGACAGCTTCCTTTGAGGTTCAGACATCAAGAAACAATGAAGTTGGTGCCAATGGCAATATTAGAGGATTGCAGTCACAAACGTATAGGATCAGCCAGAATCCTAATTCAGCAATGGATCGGCAAAAGCACCTTCCCTACCAAACTCCCCAAGAAGTACCCATTGCAAATACCCTTACCATTCGAGAAAATGAAAGCTCTTGTCACCAGAGCTTCATGCAGAGCTTGTTAGCACCTCATATTGGAGACCAAGTTGGGGCGAATCAGAGGTCGATATCTAGTCATCAAAGGACACAGTACAACTCAGCCTCCAGCATTGAGTTCACTTGTGCACCAACACGTGAGTCTCTGCACCTTCGGAGAGAGAGTGAAGGACAGAACCGAGAAAGCTGTGACTTGGTGATGGGACAAGTGAACTCAAGAAACAATTCTTTAAATATTCCTTTCTCCAGCTCTTCTTCCTCTGGAGATATCCAAGGGAGGAATACAAGTCCTCACAGCTCCTTGCAAAAGTCTAATTCTGTACAGCCAATTGATGGGCAAGCAAAGAACCAACTGAATATACAAGTCTCCATTAACATGCATGGTGTGGTCCATCCACCCATTTCTCATCAGTCTGTTTCCCATGGAAACAGTGATCAGCGGCAAACAGTGAGGCAGGCTAATCCCCCGGTAGCACAGCGTTCTAGACACCCTCTACAAGAGGAAAGCGATTCCAAAACCCGTCAGGCTGAAAGAAACAGATCAGGGAACCAAAGACACAGCAATATGTTTGACTCTACCCTGCCTCATCTCCCACTAGCTGGACCCGGTAGCATGATTCTTGGCCGTCAGCAGCCTGTTACGGAAAAGAGGACCGGTATTGTTCGCTTTATGCCTGACACCCCTCAGGTGTCCACTGACAATCCAGCCCCTGACCAACATTCGCTTACCCAGAATTTTGGCTTCCCCTTCATTCCAGAGGGCACAATGAACCCACCAATTAACCCAAATGCATCTTTCATTCCTCCTGTTACACAGACAACGGCCACACGGACACCTGCTCTAATCCCTGTAGATCCACAGAACACGTTGCCCTCTTTTTACCCTCCATATTCACCAGCTCATCCTAGTTTGTCCAATGACCTCACCCTACCCTATTTCTCCAATCAGATGTTTCCTAATCCTAGCACTGAAAAGCCAAACAGTAATAGGTTTGGTTCCATATTGTCCCCACCAAGGCCAGTTGGCTTCTCCCAGACCACCTTCCCTCTACTCCCAGAAATGCCTCCAATGCACATGGCCAACCCCTCGCACTTGTCCAACTTCAACTTGACCTCTCTCTTCCCAGAAATTGCCACAGCTCTCCCTGCCGATGGTTCTGCAGTGTCTCCCTTACTTTCTATATCACACCCTTCTGCTTCTGACTCTTCGAAGCAGTCGTCAAATCGGCCAGCACATAACATAAGCCATATATTGGGTCACGACTCAAGCTCAGCAGTGTAA